One window of Bos indicus isolate NIAB-ARS_2022 breed Sahiwal x Tharparkar chromosome 18, NIAB-ARS_B.indTharparkar_mat_pri_1.0, whole genome shotgun sequence genomic DNA carries:
- the LOC109571861 gene encoding leukocyte immunoglobulin-like receptor subfamily A member 6 isoform X1 yields MAPGPSTLLGLALCLAQTARTQQGTLPKPTIWAEPGSVVPSGTPVTVWCQGTLEAQVFHLDKEGTSVPWDRQKPPGPGDKAQLAIPQMTEQHAGSYQCYYSTPTGWSEGSDRLELVVTGSYSKPSFLALPSPVVTSGRNVILQCLSLQGFNRFFLTKEGEDESSWTVDGERHPDGQIQALFPVGPVTPGHRWTFRCYGFYRHTPRVWSAPSDPLELLVSGLSGKPSLLTLQGPVVTSGQNLTLQCRSDVGYTRFALSKVGGQDLPQRPARRPQVGLAQADFPLGPVGTIHGGRYRCYGGHGLSSEWSAPSEPLELLVAGEEPAGRLRDRPSLSVRPSPSVAPGENVTLLCQSGNRTDTFLLSKEGAAHRPLRLRSQGQDGRYQAEFSLSPVTSAHGGTYRCYGSLSTDPYLLSQPSEPLALMVAGGSEDQPAPQWSQEQQSSSSVKWVGWAGDGCTDPSTSLHMALVPVPALPRPGWVTRARLTWYLSVLIGVSVTFVLLLLVLLFLFLLHRGQDRRRKSGAAVSDAH; encoded by the exons ATGGCGCCTGGGCCCTCCACCCTCCTCGGCCTGG CGCTCTGTCTGGCCCAGACGGCCCGCACCCAGCAGG GGACCCTCCCCAAACCCACCATCTGGGCTGAGCCGGGCTCTGTGGTTCCCTCGGGGACCCCTGTGACCGTCTGGTGTCAGGGGACCCTGGAGGCCCAGGTGTTCCATCTGGATAAAGAGGGAACCTCAGTCCCCTGGGACAGACAGAAACCCCCAGGGCCCGGGGACAAGGCCCAGCTGGCCATCCCACAGATGACCGAGCAGCACGCAGGGAGCTATCAATGTTACTACAGCACCCCCACTGGCTGGTCAGAGGGCAGTGACCGCCTGGAGCTGGTGGTGACAG GATCCTACAGCAAACCCAGCTTCTTAGCCCTGCCGAGCCCTGTGGTGACCTCGGGAAGGAACGTGATCCTCCAGTGTCTCTCCCTTCAGGGATTTAACAGATTCTTTCTGACCAAGGAAGGAGAAGATGAGTCCTCTTGGACCGTGGATGGAGAGCGACACCCTGACGGGCAGATACAGGCCCTGTTCCCCGTGGGCCCCGTGACCCCCGGGCACAGGTGGACGTTCAGATGCTACGGCTTTTACAGGCACACCCCCCGGGTGTGGTCGGCCCCCAGCGACCCCCTGGAGCTCCTGGTCTCAG GGctgtctgggaagccctccctcctGACCCTGCAGGGCCCTGTCGTCACCTCTGGACAGAACCTGACCCTCCAGTGTCGCTCTGACGTTGGCTACACCAGATTCGCTCTGTCCAAGGTGGGGGGACAGGACCTCCCTCAGCGCCCTGCCCGGAGGCCCCAGGTGGGGCTCGCTCAGGCCGACTTCCCCCTGGGCCCGGTGGGCACCATTCACGGGGGCCGGTACAGATGCTACGGTGGACACGGCCTCTCCTCCGAGTGGTCGGCCCCCAGTGAGCCCCTGGAGCTGCTGGTGGCAGGGGAGGAGCCAGCAG GACGGCTCAGAGACAGACCCTCCCTCTCGGTGCGGCCAAGCCCCTCGGTGGCCCCGGGGGAGAATGTGACCCTGCTGTGTCAGTCAGGAAACAGGACGGACACCTTCCTTCTGTCCAAGGAGGGGGCAGCCCATCGCCCCCTGCGTCTGCGCTCCCAGGGCCAAGACGGGCGGTACCAGGCCGAGTTCTCCTTGAGCCCTGTGACCTCAGCCCACGGGGGCACCTACAGATGCTACGGCTCACTCAGCACAGACCCCTACCTGCTGTCACAGCCCAGTGAGCCCCTGGCGCTCATGGTCGCAG GAGGTTCAGAGGATCAGCCCGCCCCTCAGTGGAGTCAGGAACAGCAGA gctcctcgtctgtaaaatgggtgggATGGGCTGGAGATGGATGCACAGACCCCAGCACAAGTCTGCACATGGCCCTGGTTCCAGTCCCGGCTCTGCCCCGTCCAGGCTGGGTCACCAGGGCCC GACTCACGTGGTACCTGAGTGTCCTTATCGGGGTCTCGGTGACCTTCGTCCTGCTGCTCctcgtcctcctcttcctcttcctcctacaCCGGGGTCAGGACAGACGCAGGAAGTCAG GTGCTGCCGTGAGCGACGCACACTGA
- the LOC109571861 gene encoding leukocyte immunoglobulin-like receptor subfamily B member 3 isoform X2, with product MAPGPSTLLGLALCLAQTARTQQGTLPKPTIWAEPGSVVPSGTPVTVWCQGTLEAQVFHLDKEGTSVPWDRQKPPGPGDKAQLAIPQMTEQHAGSYQCYYSTPTGWSEGSDRLELVVTGSYSKPSFLALPSPVVTSGRNVILQCLSLQGFNRFFLTKEGEDESSWTVDGERHPDGQIQALFPVGPVTPGHRWTFRCYGFYRHTPRVWSAPSDPLELLVSGLSGKPSLLTLQGPVVTSGQNLTLQCRSDVGYTRFALSKVGGQDLPQRPARRPQVGLAQADFPLGPVGTIHGGRYRCYGGHGLSSEWSAPSEPLELLVAGEEPAGRLRDRPSLSVRPSPSVAPGENVTLLCQSGNRTDTFLLSKEGAAHRPLRLRSQGQDGRYQAEFSLSPVTSAHGGTYRCYGSLSTDPYLLSQPSEPLALMVAGGSEDQPAPQWSQEQQRLTWYLSVLIGVSVTFVLLLLVLLFLFLLHRGQDRRRKSGAAVSDAH from the exons ATGGCGCCTGGGCCCTCCACCCTCCTCGGCCTGG CGCTCTGTCTGGCCCAGACGGCCCGCACCCAGCAGG GGACCCTCCCCAAACCCACCATCTGGGCTGAGCCGGGCTCTGTGGTTCCCTCGGGGACCCCTGTGACCGTCTGGTGTCAGGGGACCCTGGAGGCCCAGGTGTTCCATCTGGATAAAGAGGGAACCTCAGTCCCCTGGGACAGACAGAAACCCCCAGGGCCCGGGGACAAGGCCCAGCTGGCCATCCCACAGATGACCGAGCAGCACGCAGGGAGCTATCAATGTTACTACAGCACCCCCACTGGCTGGTCAGAGGGCAGTGACCGCCTGGAGCTGGTGGTGACAG GATCCTACAGCAAACCCAGCTTCTTAGCCCTGCCGAGCCCTGTGGTGACCTCGGGAAGGAACGTGATCCTCCAGTGTCTCTCCCTTCAGGGATTTAACAGATTCTTTCTGACCAAGGAAGGAGAAGATGAGTCCTCTTGGACCGTGGATGGAGAGCGACACCCTGACGGGCAGATACAGGCCCTGTTCCCCGTGGGCCCCGTGACCCCCGGGCACAGGTGGACGTTCAGATGCTACGGCTTTTACAGGCACACCCCCCGGGTGTGGTCGGCCCCCAGCGACCCCCTGGAGCTCCTGGTCTCAG GGctgtctgggaagccctccctcctGACCCTGCAGGGCCCTGTCGTCACCTCTGGACAGAACCTGACCCTCCAGTGTCGCTCTGACGTTGGCTACACCAGATTCGCTCTGTCCAAGGTGGGGGGACAGGACCTCCCTCAGCGCCCTGCCCGGAGGCCCCAGGTGGGGCTCGCTCAGGCCGACTTCCCCCTGGGCCCGGTGGGCACCATTCACGGGGGCCGGTACAGATGCTACGGTGGACACGGCCTCTCCTCCGAGTGGTCGGCCCCCAGTGAGCCCCTGGAGCTGCTGGTGGCAGGGGAGGAGCCAGCAG GACGGCTCAGAGACAGACCCTCCCTCTCGGTGCGGCCAAGCCCCTCGGTGGCCCCGGGGGAGAATGTGACCCTGCTGTGTCAGTCAGGAAACAGGACGGACACCTTCCTTCTGTCCAAGGAGGGGGCAGCCCATCGCCCCCTGCGTCTGCGCTCCCAGGGCCAAGACGGGCGGTACCAGGCCGAGTTCTCCTTGAGCCCTGTGACCTCAGCCCACGGGGGCACCTACAGATGCTACGGCTCACTCAGCACAGACCCCTACCTGCTGTCACAGCCCAGTGAGCCCCTGGCGCTCATGGTCGCAG GAGGTTCAGAGGATCAGCCCGCCCCTCAGTGGAGTCAGGAACAGCAGA GACTCACGTGGTACCTGAGTGTCCTTATCGGGGTCTCGGTGACCTTCGTCCTGCTGCTCctcgtcctcctcttcctcttcctcctacaCCGGGGTCAGGACAGACGCAGGAAGTCAG GTGCTGCCGTGAGCGACGCACACTGA
- the LOC109572059 gene encoding leukocyte immunoglobulin-like receptor subfamily A member 5 isoform X1: MAPTLPALLCLGLSVGLRTQVQAGTFPKPIIWAEPSSVVPLGSSVTILCQGPPNTKSFSLNKEGDSTPWNIHPSLEPWDKANFFISNVREQQAGRYHCSHFIGVNWSEPSEPLDLLVAGEEPAGRLRDRPSLSVRPSPSVALGENVTLLCQSGNRTDTFLLSKEGAAHRPLRLRSQDQDGRYQAEFSLSPVTSAHGGTYRCYRSLSTNPYLLSQPSEPLALLVAESHPDGPRSLGPAAPWDPALPGSARPRRSPRSSPELSTGTSHRLERWSLGRELPAQELLEEPLNPGERRAAGREEARESPAAGGRWGLGLCSRRGGGGGGVRRGPPSRGGSPTPVSAHPRLKAPPNARGRVLALHARKLCPLMEDVSFIVNASRLWCAQRPPSLLRNRMMWTSPGFQRLKLRLPVQELGSDPWFPKIPAKPVCPND; this comes from the exons ATggcccccaccctccctgccttGCTCTGCCTTG GGCTGAGTGTGGGCCTAAGGACCCAGGTGCAGGCCG GGACCTTCCCCAAACCCATCATCTGGGCTGAGCCCAGCTCTGTGGTCCCCTTGGGGAGCTCCGTGACCATCTTGTGTCAAGGGCCCCCGAATACCAAAAGCTTCAGTCTGAACAAAGAGGGCGACTCAACCCCCTGGAACATACATCCATCACTAGAGCCCTGGGACAAAGCCAACTTCTTCATCAGTAATGTCAGAGAGCAGCAGGCAGGGAGATACCACTGCTCCCACTTCATTGGAGTTAACTGGTCAGAGCCCAGCGAGCCCCTGGACCTGCTGGTGGCAGGAGAAGAGCCAGCGG GACGGCTCAGAGACAGACCCTCCCTCTCGGTGCGGCCAAGCCCCTCGGTGGCCCTGGGGGAGAATGTGACCCTGCTGTGTCAGTCAGGAAACAGGACGGACACTTTCCTTCTGTCCAAGGAGGGGGCAGCCCATCGCCCCCTGCGTCTGCGCTCCCAGGACCAAGACGGGCGGTACCAGGCCGAGTTCTCCTTGAGCCCTGTGACCTCAGCCCACGGGGGCACCTACAGGTGCTACCGCTCACTCAGCACAAACCCCTACCTGCTGTCACAGCCCAGTGAGCCCCTGGCGCTCCTGGTCGCAG AATCTCATCCGGATGGGCCTCGCAGCCTCGGTCCTGCTGCTCCTTGGGATCCTGCTCTGCCAGGCTCGGCACGACCACGGAGGAGCCCGAGAAGCAGCCCGGAGCTGAGCACCGGGACCTCGCACCGCCTGGAGCGCTGGAGCCTGGGACGCGAGCTTCCGGCCCAGGAGCTTCTAGAAGAGCCTTTGAACCCGGGGGAGAGACGCGCTGCTGGGCGTGAGGAGGCCCGGGAGTCCCCGGCGGCAGGGGGGCGCTGGGGGCTCGGACTCTGCTcccggcggggcggggggggggggggggtgcggcgGGGCCCTCCCTCCCGGGGCGGAAGCCCGACTCCTGTCTCCGCTCACCCCCGGCTCAAGGCACCTCCCAATGCCAGGGGGCGGGTCCTCGCCCTGCATGCCCGCAAGCTCTGTCCACTCATGGAGGACGTGAGCTTCATTGTTAATGCCAGCCGCCTCTGGTGTGCGCAAAGACCTCCATCCCTTCTCAGAAACAGAATGATGTGGACTTCTCCAGGGTTCCAGAGGTTAAAactccgcctgccagtgcaggagctcgggtctgatccctggttccCGAAGATcccagctaagcctgtgtgccccaacgaCTGA
- the LOC109572059 gene encoding leukocyte immunoglobulin-like receptor subfamily B member 4 isoform X3, with the protein MAPTLPALLCLGLSVGLRTQVQAGTFPKPIIWAEPSSVVPLGSSVTILCQGPPNTKSFSLNKEGDSTPWNIHPSLEPWDKANFFISNVREQQAGRYHCSHFIGVNWSEPSEPLDLLVAGEEPAGRLRDRPSLSVRPSPSVALGENVTLLCQSGNRTDTFLLSKEGAAHRPLRLRSQDQDGRYQAEFSLSPVTSAHGGTYRCYRSLSTNPYLLSQPSEPLALLVADYTMQNLIRMGLAASVLLLLGILLCQARHDHGGAREAARS; encoded by the exons ATggcccccaccctccctgccttGCTCTGCCTTG GGCTGAGTGTGGGCCTAAGGACCCAGGTGCAGGCCG GGACCTTCCCCAAACCCATCATCTGGGCTGAGCCCAGCTCTGTGGTCCCCTTGGGGAGCTCCGTGACCATCTTGTGTCAAGGGCCCCCGAATACCAAAAGCTTCAGTCTGAACAAAGAGGGCGACTCAACCCCCTGGAACATACATCCATCACTAGAGCCCTGGGACAAAGCCAACTTCTTCATCAGTAATGTCAGAGAGCAGCAGGCAGGGAGATACCACTGCTCCCACTTCATTGGAGTTAACTGGTCAGAGCCCAGCGAGCCCCTGGACCTGCTGGTGGCAGGAGAAGAGCCAGCGG GACGGCTCAGAGACAGACCCTCCCTCTCGGTGCGGCCAAGCCCCTCGGTGGCCCTGGGGGAGAATGTGACCCTGCTGTGTCAGTCAGGAAACAGGACGGACACTTTCCTTCTGTCCAAGGAGGGGGCAGCCCATCGCCCCCTGCGTCTGCGCTCCCAGGACCAAGACGGGCGGTACCAGGCCGAGTTCTCCTTGAGCCCTGTGACCTCAGCCCACGGGGGCACCTACAGGTGCTACCGCTCACTCAGCACAAACCCCTACCTGCTGTCACAGCCCAGTGAGCCCCTGGCGCTCCTGGTCGCAG ACTACACGATGCAGAATCTCATCCGGATGGGCCTCGCAGCCTCGGTCCTGCTGCTCCTTGGGATCCTGCTCTGCCAGGCTCGGCACGACCACGGAGGAGCCCGAGAAGCAGCCCGGAGCTGA
- the LOC109572059 gene encoding leukocyte immunoglobulin-like receptor subfamily B member 4 isoform X2 — MAPTLPALLCLGTFPKPIIWAEPSSVVPLGSSVTILCQGPPNTKSFSLNKEGDSTPWNIHPSLEPWDKANFFISNVREQQAGRYHCSHFIGVNWSEPSEPLDLLVAGEEPAGRLRDRPSLSVRPSPSVALGENVTLLCQSGNRTDTFLLSKEGAAHRPLRLRSQDQDGRYQAEFSLSPVTSAHGGTYRCYRSLSTNPYLLSQPSEPLALLVAESHPDGPRSLGPAAPWDPALPGSARPRRSPRSSPELSTGTSHRLERWSLGRELPAQELLEEPLNPGERRAAGREEARESPAAGGRWGLGLCSRRGGGGGGVRRGPPSRGGSPTPVSAHPRLKAPPNARGRVLALHARKLCPLMEDVSFIVNASRLWCAQRPPSLLRNRMMWTSPGFQRLKLRLPVQELGSDPWFPKIPAKPVCPND; from the exons ATggcccccaccctccctgccttGCTCTGCCTTG GGACCTTCCCCAAACCCATCATCTGGGCTGAGCCCAGCTCTGTGGTCCCCTTGGGGAGCTCCGTGACCATCTTGTGTCAAGGGCCCCCGAATACCAAAAGCTTCAGTCTGAACAAAGAGGGCGACTCAACCCCCTGGAACATACATCCATCACTAGAGCCCTGGGACAAAGCCAACTTCTTCATCAGTAATGTCAGAGAGCAGCAGGCAGGGAGATACCACTGCTCCCACTTCATTGGAGTTAACTGGTCAGAGCCCAGCGAGCCCCTGGACCTGCTGGTGGCAGGAGAAGAGCCAGCGG GACGGCTCAGAGACAGACCCTCCCTCTCGGTGCGGCCAAGCCCCTCGGTGGCCCTGGGGGAGAATGTGACCCTGCTGTGTCAGTCAGGAAACAGGACGGACACTTTCCTTCTGTCCAAGGAGGGGGCAGCCCATCGCCCCCTGCGTCTGCGCTCCCAGGACCAAGACGGGCGGTACCAGGCCGAGTTCTCCTTGAGCCCTGTGACCTCAGCCCACGGGGGCACCTACAGGTGCTACCGCTCACTCAGCACAAACCCCTACCTGCTGTCACAGCCCAGTGAGCCCCTGGCGCTCCTGGTCGCAG AATCTCATCCGGATGGGCCTCGCAGCCTCGGTCCTGCTGCTCCTTGGGATCCTGCTCTGCCAGGCTCGGCACGACCACGGAGGAGCCCGAGAAGCAGCCCGGAGCTGAGCACCGGGACCTCGCACCGCCTGGAGCGCTGGAGCCTGGGACGCGAGCTTCCGGCCCAGGAGCTTCTAGAAGAGCCTTTGAACCCGGGGGAGAGACGCGCTGCTGGGCGTGAGGAGGCCCGGGAGTCCCCGGCGGCAGGGGGGCGCTGGGGGCTCGGACTCTGCTcccggcggggcggggggggggggggggtgcggcgGGGCCCTCCCTCCCGGGGCGGAAGCCCGACTCCTGTCTCCGCTCACCCCCGGCTCAAGGCACCTCCCAATGCCAGGGGGCGGGTCCTCGCCCTGCATGCCCGCAAGCTCTGTCCACTCATGGAGGACGTGAGCTTCATTGTTAATGCCAGCCGCCTCTGGTGTGCGCAAAGACCTCCATCCCTTCTCAGAAACAGAATGATGTGGACTTCTCCAGGGTTCCAGAGGTTAAAactccgcctgccagtgcaggagctcgggtctgatccctggttccCGAAGATcccagctaagcctgtgtgccccaacgaCTGA